In one Vibrio sp. VB16 genomic region, the following are encoded:
- a CDS encoding TRAP transporter substrate-binding protein has protein sequence MSLISKSVKRVFTGTMVVAAVCTSLMATSATAADKVYRLKLAETWGPNFPVFGDATKNMAAMAEKMSNGRLVIRIDSANKHKAPLGVFDMVKSGQYDMGHSGSYYWKGKVPNTLYFTSMPFGMTPAEQYAWFYHGGGMELMDKVYAPHNLLSFPGGNTDIQMGGWFQKEINSVDDLKGLKMRIPGFAGEVLAELGAKPTNIAPGELYTSLERRTIDALEWVGPSLDLRMGFHKIAPYYYTGWHEPGSELQFLVNKRTYEKLPEDLREILRIAMRTAAYDMYTQATHESGKNWVSMKTEYPNVQVKDFPPAVMKALREANDKLLAEHAAKDPLTKEIQDSQASYLKQVRSWTNISHRAYLNSQAESE, from the coding sequence CAGGGACGATGGTTGTCGCTGCAGTATGTACATCGCTAATGGCGACGAGTGCGACTGCCGCTGACAAAGTGTATCGATTAAAATTAGCAGAAACATGGGGACCGAACTTCCCAGTATTTGGTGATGCAACGAAGAATATGGCGGCAATGGCAGAAAAAATGTCAAATGGTCGGCTAGTGATTCGCATCGACTCTGCCAACAAACACAAAGCACCGCTTGGTGTATTTGATATGGTTAAATCTGGACAGTACGATATGGGGCACTCGGGCTCATACTATTGGAAAGGTAAAGTACCCAATACATTGTATTTTACGTCGATGCCATTTGGTATGACGCCTGCAGAGCAGTACGCGTGGTTTTATCACGGCGGTGGTATGGAGTTAATGGATAAGGTTTACGCACCTCACAACCTGCTTTCATTCCCTGGTGGTAACACGGATATACAGATGGGTGGTTGGTTCCAAAAAGAGATCAATAGCGTTGATGACCTAAAAGGGTTGAAAATGCGTATACCTGGATTCGCAGGTGAAGTATTGGCTGAACTGGGTGCAAAACCAACTAATATTGCGCCTGGAGAGCTATATACATCGTTAGAGCGTCGCACAATTGATGCATTAGAGTGGGTTGGTCCTTCGTTAGATCTTCGTATGGGCTTCCACAAAATTGCACCTTATTACTATACAGGTTGGCATGAGCCGGGTTCTGAACTGCAGTTCTTAGTGAATAAGCGTACTTATGAGAAGTTACCAGAAGATTTACGCGAAATTTTAAGAATAGCAATGCGCACCGCTGCTTATGACATGTACACACAGGCAACGCATGAAAGTGGTAAGAATTGGGTATCAATGAAGACTGAATATCCTAACGTTCAAGTGAAGGATTTCCCACCTGCAGTAATGAAAGCATTACGCGAAGCAAATGATAAATTACTTGCCGAGCATGCAGCTAAAGACCCACTAACGAAAGAGATTCAAGATTCTCAAGCGTCTTACTTAAAACAAGTACGTTCATGGACCAATATTTCCCATCGAGCCTACCTAAACAGCCAAGCTGAGTCTGAATAA
- a CDS encoding TRAP transporter small permease subunit: MRSLIKMEQLFNRIGDLLGWLASILFILLVINVVYDVVMRYAFNDVSIGFQELEWHLFSAVFLLGVPYAIRTAGHVRVDIFYERLSTRAQSIIDLIGTLVFLLPFCLLVAWYGIDFAKESYALGETSGDPGGLAYRWVIKALIPLSFMFMALSGVGLLLNSINNIISPKRALLETKRNES; this comes from the coding sequence ATGAGAAGTCTTATCAAGATGGAACAGTTGTTCAATCGTATAGGCGATCTATTAGGCTGGTTAGCCAGTATTTTATTTATCCTGCTTGTTATAAATGTTGTTTACGATGTCGTTATGCGTTATGCGTTCAACGATGTATCTATTGGTTTCCAAGAACTGGAATGGCACCTTTTTTCTGCCGTATTTTTACTTGGTGTCCCTTACGCGATTCGTACTGCGGGACATGTAAGAGTGGATATTTTTTACGAAAGACTATCCACAAGAGCACAATCTATTATTGATCTGATAGGCACCCTTGTTTTTTTACTCCCTTTTTGTCTTTTAGTTGCTTGGTATGGTATCGATTTTGCCAAAGAAAGCTATGCGCTCGGTGAAACATCCGGTGACCCAGGTGGTCTAGCTTACCGTTGGGTTATTAAAGCACTCATACCACTTTCTTTTATGTTTATGGCACTCAGTGGCGTTGGTCTTTTACTCAATTCTATCAATAATATTATCAGCCCTAAAAGAGCTTTATTAGAGACAAAGAGGAACGAATCATGA
- a CDS encoding TRAP transporter large permease has product MIGIVMFFVALLALLLGFPVAFTFGGIAFLFGTWAEGIEMFAFMPYRIQSIMENTVLMAVPLFVFMGLVLQKTKLAEQLLESMGRLFGNVRGGIAISTVLVGALLAASTGVVGASVVAMGLISLPVMLKYNYDKGLACGTICASGTLGQIIPPSIVLILLGDVLGVPVGDLFQAAIWPGFVLVGAYIIYILIYAKLNPEATQTIERDESISRQEEVITALKAVIPPLALIIVVLGSIFAGIATPTESAALGGTGAIVLAIIYKQFSFRMVYEASKETVKVTAMVFAILLGATAFSMAFTYTGGDILVEEWMLDLPGEKWGFLIIVMLVILVLGFFIDFVEICFIIVPIIAPVAELMGINMVWFAILVAMNLQTSFLTPPFGFSLFYLKGVAPKGVTTADIYRGVLPFILIQVAVLVSLLVFPGFYGM; this is encoded by the coding sequence ATGATCGGTATAGTGATGTTTTTTGTTGCTCTCTTGGCTTTGTTACTTGGTTTTCCTGTTGCCTTTACATTTGGTGGTATCGCTTTCCTATTTGGTACTTGGGCCGAGGGAATCGAGATGTTTGCCTTCATGCCCTATCGAATACAGTCGATAATGGAGAATACCGTTCTGATGGCGGTCCCGTTGTTTGTATTCATGGGCTTAGTATTGCAAAAGACCAAATTGGCAGAGCAGTTATTAGAGTCTATGGGACGCCTGTTCGGGAATGTTCGTGGTGGTATAGCAATATCAACCGTTTTAGTAGGCGCATTGTTAGCCGCATCTACTGGAGTGGTAGGTGCATCTGTTGTGGCGATGGGGCTTATTTCTCTGCCAGTAATGCTTAAATATAATTATGATAAGGGCCTAGCGTGCGGAACGATTTGTGCCTCAGGTACCTTAGGTCAGATTATTCCGCCTTCTATCGTTTTGATTCTATTGGGGGATGTGCTCGGTGTACCGGTCGGAGACCTTTTCCAAGCGGCAATATGGCCAGGTTTCGTACTAGTCGGTGCCTACATTATCTATATCCTTATATACGCTAAGCTTAATCCAGAAGCGACACAAACGATAGAAAGGGATGAGTCGATATCACGCCAAGAAGAGGTCATTACTGCCCTTAAAGCGGTTATTCCTCCTCTTGCCCTCATTATTGTTGTTTTGGGGTCGATATTTGCAGGTATTGCGACACCAACAGAATCGGCGGCATTGGGTGGTACAGGGGCGATTGTTCTTGCGATTATTTATAAGCAATTTAGCTTCCGCATGGTTTATGAGGCATCGAAAGAGACCGTAAAAGTAACCGCGATGGTGTTTGCTATTTTACTTGGTGCAACGGCCTTTTCTATGGCCTTCACCTATACCGGTGGCGACATACTTGTAGAAGAGTGGATGCTTGATTTGCCGGGAGAAAAATGGGGATTTTTAATCATTGTAATGCTCGTGATATTGGTTCTCGGGTTCTTTATCGATTTCGTTGAAATTTGCTTTATTATTGTCCCAATTATTGCACCTGTAGCGGAGCTTATGGGGATCAATATGGTTTGGTTTGCTATCTTGGTTGCGATGAACCTACAAACCTCCTTCCTTACACCACCATTTGGTTTTAGCCTATTTTACCTGAAAGGGGTTGCACCCAAAGGGGTGACGACAGCCGATATTTACCGAGGTGTATTGCCCTTTATTCTGATTCAAGTGGCGGTTTTAGTTAGCTTATTGGTTTTCCCTGGTTTTTATGGAATGTGA
- a CDS encoding cache domain-containing protein: MPLKAKLILLTLIPLIIVSASISWISIYQAKSLGQKEIEIFRDNLIQARESALKDSIDMAISAILPIYENASSSDLVAQEQVKTILGQLSYGNDGYFFVYDRNGVNLVHPMLPELVGKNLMEFQDNNGDYLIEALLFQAQAGGGFHRYLWQKPSTNEVVKKLSYAAWLDKWGWMIGTGLYIEDISNEVMQMQDTVNKNIETTFFSVISILAVTVAVIIVLTLAINLHEHRLADRNLKELAHKTVMFQEDEKKHLARELHDGINQLLVSSKCHLEILDNKLDHSEMSDVLNQHIEKSQSSLSMAINEVRRISHNLRPSALDDIGLEAALMTLLKDFKSHSEIEIETLFDTQDGKLNSEIATTLYRVTQESLTNIEKHANASKITVILHQMGNMLQLMIRDDGVGFDEVDGLVKKGIGLRNMRERVEFIGGEFELSSEPHLGTEITVLLNLDGLMVWKNR, from the coding sequence ATGCCACTTAAAGCAAAATTAATCCTATTGACCCTCATTCCTTTGATTATAGTGAGCGCCAGTATCAGCTGGATATCTATCTATCAAGCCAAATCACTTGGTCAAAAAGAGATCGAGATATTTCGTGATAACTTGATACAAGCTCGAGAGTCTGCTTTAAAAGACAGTATCGATATGGCAATCAGCGCTATTCTGCCAATATACGAAAATGCATCATCTAGTGATCTCGTTGCACAAGAGCAGGTAAAAACAATCTTAGGCCAACTGAGTTACGGGAACGACGGATACTTTTTTGTTTACGATAGGAATGGAGTAAATTTAGTCCATCCCATGTTGCCAGAACTTGTTGGTAAAAACTTGATGGAGTTCCAAGACAATAACGGTGATTACCTAATTGAAGCGTTGTTGTTTCAAGCGCAAGCTGGTGGTGGCTTTCATCGGTATCTATGGCAAAAACCATCAACCAATGAAGTGGTAAAAAAACTAAGTTATGCCGCCTGGCTCGACAAGTGGGGATGGATGATCGGCACCGGACTCTATATTGAAGACATCAGCAATGAAGTGATGCAGATGCAAGATACGGTAAACAAAAATATCGAAACCACGTTTTTTTCGGTTATCTCAATATTGGCGGTTACGGTTGCCGTCATTATTGTACTGACCTTGGCTATCAATTTACATGAACATAGGTTAGCGGATAGAAACCTAAAAGAACTGGCTCATAAAACAGTCATGTTTCAAGAGGATGAAAAGAAACACTTGGCACGGGAATTACATGATGGCATCAATCAATTACTGGTATCGAGTAAGTGTCACCTTGAGATTCTAGATAACAAACTGGATCACAGTGAAATGAGTGATGTGCTTAACCAACACATTGAGAAATCGCAAAGTTCATTGTCGATGGCGATCAATGAAGTTCGTAGAATTTCACATAATCTTAGGCCCAGTGCACTAGATGATATTGGTTTAGAAGCCGCTTTGATGACATTGTTAAAGGATTTTAAATCCCATTCTGAGATCGAAATTGAAACGCTCTTTGATACTCAAGACGGCAAGCTTAATTCTGAGATTGCGACGACGCTTTACCGGGTCACCCAAGAGTCGCTAACTAATATTGAAAAACACGCAAATGCTTCAAAAATCACAGTTATTTTGCATCAGATGGGTAACATGTTACAGCTGATGATTCGAGATGATGGGGTTGGATTTGACGAAGTCGATGGTTTAGTTAAAAAAGGTATTGGTCTGCGAAATATGAGAGAAAGGGTAGAATTTATTGGCGGGGAGTTTGAGCTTTCAAGTGAACCGCATTTAGGCACGGAGATCACTGTGTTGCTTAACTTGGATGGATTGATGGTATGGAAAAACCGATAA
- a CDS encoding response regulator transcription factor — protein MEKPIRIIIVDDHQVVLEGFMARLEIEPEIQVVATASNGLEAIDSVKEHQPDVVLMDVSMPIMNGIDATKLIKEEFPDVKVLMLTMHDNREYIINVMQAGAVGYMLKEISAEKMVQAIKTVNLGSTYFCESTTQTLFAEAVIPAAKKANPLSRREEAVLKLVAQGSSSKKIASLLNISYRTVETHRQNIKHKLNVHSTAELAKYAVETGLLN, from the coding sequence ATGGAAAAACCGATAAGAATTATCATTGTAGATGATCATCAAGTTGTATTAGAAGGCTTTATGGCCAGACTAGAGATTGAGCCTGAAATCCAAGTTGTGGCAACGGCATCTAATGGATTGGAAGCGATAGATTCAGTCAAGGAGCATCAACCTGATGTGGTTCTAATGGACGTGAGTATGCCAATTATGAATGGTATTGACGCGACCAAATTAATAAAAGAAGAATTCCCCGATGTGAAGGTGTTGATGTTAACCATGCACGACAACCGTGAATATATAATCAATGTCATGCAAGCTGGCGCGGTTGGGTACATGCTTAAAGAAATATCCGCTGAAAAAATGGTACAGGCTATCAAGACGGTTAACTTGGGTTCAACCTACTTCTGTGAATCGACAACGCAAACGCTGTTTGCTGAAGCGGTTATACCGGCCGCTAAAAAGGCAAACCCCCTAAGTCGTCGAGAGGAAGCGGTATTAAAACTCGTCGCGCAGGGCAGTAGTAGTAAAAAGATAGCGAGTCTTTTGAATATTAGTTACCGAACCGTCGAAACTCACAGGCAAAACATAAAACATAAATTGAATGTGCATTCTACTGCTGAGCTCGCTAAATACGCAGTTGAAACTGGATTGCTAAATTGA
- a CDS encoding amino acid aminotransferase encodes MFEKVAAAPADPILGLTELFKKDTNPKKINLGAGIYKDEQGTTPVLATVKKAEAAILESEKTKSYLTIEGTAEYGLAVQKLLFGVDAEIVSTKRAKTAQAPGGTGALRLAGEFIKRQLGSPKIWISNPTWANHNSVFTAAGLETVQYSYYNAALKEKDFSAMVADLSHASEGDIVLLHGCCHNPTGIDPTAEEWEQLAKLCADKKLVPLFDFAYQGFAKGVEEDASGLRTFAKFNKEMLVASSFSKNFGLYNERVGAFTIVAESDEVAATAFSQIKAIIRSIYSNPPAHGSAVVTYILNNPELRAEWELEVAEMRDRIQEMRTLFVETLKAEGVTSDFSFIERQNGMFSFSGLNKGQVERLKQEFSIYIVGSGRVSVAGMTKANMGPLCKGIAAVL; translated from the coding sequence ATGTTTGAGAAAGTTGCTGCGGCTCCGGCCGACCCTATTCTTGGCCTAACAGAGCTATTTAAAAAAGACACCAACCCTAAAAAAATCAACCTAGGTGCTGGTATTTATAAGGATGAGCAAGGAACGACCCCTGTACTTGCTACCGTAAAGAAAGCTGAAGCAGCCATTCTAGAATCTGAAAAAACAAAATCTTACCTCACCATTGAAGGTACTGCAGAATACGGTCTAGCCGTTCAAAAACTCCTGTTTGGTGTTGACGCAGAGATAGTCTCGACTAAGCGAGCGAAAACGGCCCAGGCCCCTGGTGGTACTGGAGCATTACGTCTGGCAGGCGAATTCATTAAGCGTCAATTAGGTTCGCCTAAGATTTGGATAAGCAACCCTACTTGGGCGAACCACAATAGCGTGTTTACCGCTGCAGGTTTAGAAACCGTTCAATACAGTTATTATAACGCGGCGTTAAAAGAGAAAGATTTCTCCGCAATGGTCGCTGACCTCTCTCATGCTAGCGAAGGGGATATTGTTCTACTACACGGCTGTTGTCATAACCCTACCGGTATCGACCCAACTGCAGAAGAGTGGGAGCAACTTGCTAAACTGTGTGCTGACAAGAAACTGGTTCCTTTATTTGACTTCGCTTACCAAGGTTTTGCAAAAGGCGTGGAAGAGGATGCATCAGGTCTGCGTACTTTTGCTAAATTTAATAAAGAAATGTTAGTTGCGAGCTCTTTCTCTAAAAACTTTGGGCTTTATAACGAACGAGTTGGTGCGTTTACAATTGTTGCCGAATCTGATGAAGTGGCAGCAACTGCATTTTCTCAAATTAAGGCCATTATTCGATCGATTTATTCTAACCCACCAGCCCACGGTTCAGCGGTTGTCACTTATATCCTGAATAATCCTGAGCTAAGAGCAGAATGGGAATTAGAAGTCGCAGAAATGCGCGATCGTATTCAAGAGATGCGCACGCTGTTTGTAGAAACACTCAAAGCAGAAGGCGTGACGAGCGATTTCAGTTTTATCGAACGTCAAAATGGCATGTTCTCTTTCTCTGGTCTAAATAAAGGTCAGGTAGAACGTTTAAAGCAAGAGTTCTCTATCTACATTGTAGGTTCTGGTCGTGTCAGTGTTGCAGGCATGACCAAAGCGAACATGGGACCGCTTTGTAAAGGCATCGCCGCCGTTCTATAA
- a CDS encoding HD-GYP domain-containing protein: MYQPKYQFTNTLMNYLIAGIIFGTYGGRVCPMLETLSAVEIGSHVAITFFAMFVTRHILSTRGFFPFNGQLSKLDTLLFFAFSLPLAGFYNLSYEFPYDSNLKVIFGMALFGFLSGTILELLEKNRHVASDQFLTSLTGERRSIVTQMISLFSLLLIATIASLTMIEVKDIYWLEHNPERLLDGSGRISVLKEFIYVSFVLMAYGATIIVLWTKLLKQLFDSQELALEKVSAGEVDIRVPIFDNDELGSVASLTNDMLDSLHSSRAEVENTRDIAIVSLSALAETRDNETGAHILRTQQYVKALAQNLSSHPLHSETLSASYIDILHKSAPLHDMGKVGIPDNVLLKPGKLTEEEFEIMKQHPQIGADALSFAEEQLGPCSFLNVAKEISLTHHEKWDGSGYPKQLSGSNIPISGRLMALADVYDALISKRVYKPAFSHEKAKSIILEGSGSHFDPLVVEAFLSVESEFVKIAARFKDKNQ; the protein is encoded by the coding sequence ATGTATCAACCGAAGTATCAATTCACTAATACCTTAATGAATTATTTAATCGCTGGCATCATTTTCGGTACGTACGGTGGCCGAGTTTGTCCGATGCTAGAAACATTGTCTGCAGTCGAGATAGGGTCGCATGTCGCCATTACCTTTTTTGCCATGTTCGTCACCCGTCATATATTATCTACACGTGGTTTTTTTCCATTCAATGGACAGCTTTCTAAATTAGACACACTGCTCTTTTTTGCATTCAGTCTCCCGCTAGCAGGGTTCTACAACCTGAGCTATGAATTCCCTTACGACAGCAATTTGAAAGTCATCTTTGGTATGGCATTGTTTGGTTTTCTATCTGGCACTATATTGGAGCTTCTGGAAAAAAATCGACACGTGGCAAGTGACCAATTTCTAACCTCTTTAACTGGCGAACGTCGCTCCATCGTCACGCAGATGATCTCTCTATTTTCGTTGCTTCTTATTGCAACAATTGCATCTCTGACCATGATTGAAGTTAAAGATATCTATTGGCTTGAACATAACCCTGAACGGCTTTTAGATGGCTCCGGTCGAATTAGCGTACTAAAGGAGTTTATCTACGTTTCGTTCGTTCTTATGGCATACGGCGCAACTATTATCGTCCTGTGGACAAAACTGTTAAAACAATTATTCGACTCTCAGGAACTCGCGTTAGAGAAAGTAAGCGCTGGAGAAGTTGATATTCGTGTGCCTATATTCGATAACGATGAGTTGGGGTCAGTCGCGTCGTTAACCAATGATATGCTCGACTCTCTTCACTCTTCTAGAGCAGAAGTAGAAAACACCCGCGACATCGCCATTGTAAGTTTATCCGCATTGGCTGAAACGCGCGACAATGAAACTGGCGCACATATCCTCAGAACACAGCAGTACGTGAAAGCATTGGCCCAAAACCTATCTTCACACCCTTTGCATTCTGAAACGTTGTCTGCCTCGTATATTGACATTCTTCACAAATCAGCGCCGCTGCACGACATGGGTAAAGTTGGCATTCCTGACAACGTATTGCTCAAACCCGGAAAACTCACCGAAGAAGAGTTTGAAATAATGAAGCAGCACCCGCAAATTGGTGCGGATGCCCTCTCCTTTGCCGAAGAGCAATTAGGGCCATGCTCATTCTTAAATGTGGCCAAAGAGATATCATTGACCCACCATGAAAAATGGGACGGTTCTGGGTATCCAAAACAGTTATCAGGCAGCAACATCCCAATCTCTGGACGGTTAATGGCTTTGGCTGATGTTTATGACGCGTTAATCTCGAAAAGAGTCTATAAGCCAGCTTTTAGTCATGAAAAAGCGAAATCTATCATACTGGAGGGCTCAGGCAGTCACTTTGACCCGCTCGTAGTGGAAGCCTTCTTGTCGGTAGAATCTGAGTTCGTTAAGATTGCCGCACGTTTTAAAGATAAAAACCAATAA
- the asnS gene encoding asparagine--tRNA ligase, which produces MTYAPVKDVLGGKLAVDSEVTVRGWIRTRRDSKAGISFLAIYDGSCFDPIQAVVPNNLNNYSNEVLKLTAGCSVEVTGTIVESPAKGQDFELAATDVNVVGWVEDADTYPMAKTRHSIEYLREVAHLRPRTNVIGAVARVRNCLSQAIHRFYHENGYYWMSAPLITSSDAEGAGEMFRVSTLDMTNLPRTEQGDIDYNEDFFGKETFLTVSGQLNAEAYACALSKVYTFGPTFRAENSNTSRHLAEFWMVEPEVAFADLNDIASLAEDMLKYVFKAVLEENRDDLEFFAQRINKEAITRLEQFVDADFAQVDYTDAIQILIDSGKEFEFPVEWGIDMSSEHERFLAEEHFKAPVIVKNYPKDIKAFYMRMNDDGKTVAAMDVLAPGIGEIIGGAQREERLDVLDNRMREMNIDPEHMGWYRDLRRYGTVPHSGFGLGFERLVTYVTGMANVRDVIPFPRTPRSANF; this is translated from the coding sequence ATGACTTACGCGCCTGTAAAAGACGTTTTAGGCGGAAAGCTAGCGGTAGACAGTGAAGTAACTGTTCGTGGCTGGATCCGTACACGTCGAGATTCCAAAGCCGGTATCTCTTTCCTCGCCATTTATGACGGCTCTTGTTTCGACCCGATTCAGGCCGTGGTCCCTAATAATTTAAATAATTATTCTAATGAAGTATTAAAACTCACCGCAGGCTGTTCTGTTGAAGTAACCGGTACCATTGTTGAGTCACCAGCGAAAGGGCAAGACTTTGAACTCGCTGCCACAGACGTTAACGTTGTCGGTTGGGTAGAAGATGCGGACACTTATCCAATGGCTAAGACTCGCCATTCTATCGAGTATTTGCGCGAGGTTGCTCACCTACGCCCACGCACTAACGTCATTGGAGCGGTTGCTCGCGTACGTAACTGCTTATCGCAAGCAATACATCGTTTCTACCATGAAAATGGTTACTATTGGATGTCGGCACCTCTTATCACCTCTTCCGATGCTGAAGGCGCGGGTGAGATGTTCCGAGTATCTACATTAGATATGACTAACCTCCCTCGTACAGAGCAAGGTGATATCGATTATAACGAAGATTTCTTCGGTAAAGAGACATTCCTAACGGTATCGGGCCAACTTAACGCTGAGGCTTATGCGTGCGCGCTAAGTAAAGTCTATACCTTTGGTCCTACGTTCCGTGCAGAAAATTCAAACACTAGCCGTCACTTAGCCGAGTTTTGGATGGTGGAGCCTGAGGTCGCCTTCGCCGATCTTAATGACATAGCGTCATTAGCTGAAGACATGCTTAAGTACGTGTTTAAAGCCGTACTAGAAGAGAATCGCGATGACTTAGAGTTTTTTGCTCAACGTATTAATAAAGAAGCAATTACTCGATTAGAGCAATTTGTTGACGCTGACTTTGCCCAAGTCGACTACACAGATGCCATCCAAATTCTCATCGATTCTGGTAAAGAATTTGAGTTCCCTGTTGAATGGGGTATCGATATGTCATCGGAGCATGAACGCTTCTTAGCGGAAGAGCATTTCAAAGCACCAGTGATAGTTAAAAACTATCCAAAAGACATCAAAGCATTCTATATGCGCATGAATGACGATGGCAAAACAGTCGCGGCAATGGATGTTCTCGCACCAGGTATCGGTGAGATTATTGGTGGCGCACAACGTGAAGAACGCCTTGACGTTCTTGATAACCGCATGCGTGAAATGAATATCGACCCGGAACACATGGGCTGGTATCGCGATCTTCGCCGTTATGGGACTGTGCCACATTCTGGATTTGGTTTGGGCTTCGAACGTCTTGTAACCTACGTTACTGGCATGGCAAACGTGCGTGACGTCATTCCATTCCCAAGAACACCGAGAAGCGCAAATTTCTAA
- a CDS encoding GNAT family N-acetyltransferase, with amino-acid sequence MITIRKAKLRDYSTLMELEISSEQQPFVSMFGELYKNRLPEYEFYVVNEGKELLGFFILDTAFSKKYTFAEKNELGLRNFVIGKQYQGKGYGTLAMQRILIYAYGAYADSRSICLTVNKKNLAAYRCYEKAGFIDTGVLYFGGDAGPQHIMRKQIG; translated from the coding sequence ATGATTACTATAAGAAAAGCCAAACTGAGAGATTATTCGACACTGATGGAACTGGAAATAAGTTCCGAGCAACAACCGTTTGTATCGATGTTTGGAGAGTTGTATAAAAATAGATTACCAGAATACGAGTTTTATGTTGTTAATGAGGGCAAAGAATTACTCGGGTTTTTCATATTAGATACCGCCTTTTCAAAAAAATACACCTTTGCAGAAAAGAACGAGTTGGGTCTTCGCAACTTCGTGATTGGAAAACAATATCAGGGCAAAGGTTATGGCACTTTAGCCATGCAACGTATACTCATTTATGCTTATGGTGCTTATGCCGATAGCCGTTCTATCTGCTTAACCGTAAACAAAAAAAACCTTGCGGCTTATCGCTGTTATGAAAAAGCGGGCTTTATTGATACTGGGGTTCTTTATTTTGGTGGTGACGCCGGTCCACAGCATATTATGAGGAAACAAATCGGCTAG
- a CDS encoding CoA pyrophosphatase, with product MNYQTLLQNFCLNIPVEYHAESLERLQKLEPSSLRKAAVLIACVERHDGLHIILTKRANHLRHHPGQISFPGGKLESFDHSLQQTAIREANEEIGLDPKLVTILGQLPPLMTFSRFMVTPVIALVNKDYQTTIDANEVDAVFEVPASHLFDIDQLYSQVFQFKTYSHRIFAIPYKGHFIWGVTAQIIQALQLQLN from the coding sequence ATGAATTACCAAACGTTGCTACAAAATTTCTGTTTAAACATCCCTGTCGAATATCATGCAGAATCACTCGAGCGTTTGCAAAAGTTAGAACCATCTTCATTACGCAAAGCGGCGGTGCTCATTGCTTGCGTTGAGCGACACGACGGTTTGCATATTATTTTGACCAAGCGGGCTAACCATCTACGCCACCATCCCGGGCAGATCAGTTTTCCAGGAGGCAAACTAGAATCGTTTGATCATTCACTTCAACAAACCGCAATTCGTGAGGCCAACGAAGAGATTGGACTTGACCCTAAATTGGTTACTATTCTCGGACAATTACCTCCATTAATGACATTCAGCCGATTTATGGTTACACCTGTTATTGCCTTGGTGAACAAAGATTATCAGACCACCATCGATGCCAACGAAGTTGATGCCGTTTTTGAGGTACCAGCCTCACACCTATTCGATATAGATCAACTCTATAGCCAAGTTTTCCAATTCAAGACATATTCCCATCGAATCTTCGCTATCCCTTATAAAGGACATTTCATTTGGGGTGTAACAGCGCAAATAATTCAAGCACTGCAACTTCAATTAAATTGA